One region of Glycine max cultivar Williams 82 chromosome 9, Glycine_max_v4.0, whole genome shotgun sequence genomic DNA includes:
- the LOC106794326 gene encoding uncharacterized protein gives MTEPSSNAATRKNRTKPGWKYCHPLVKEDTNTIVCNYCGKITNGGIMRAKEHLVGKLGNVASCKKTPPDVIEKLKGYIANKKSGITYSSTSSGNMPNIRDFEFGEPIGCDESEDEFEDSCNAIALAAKTKAGLSFNLIKLKCFENMVVAIGQYGPHLPIPSYHDIRVSLLKKEVEYTENLMKGYREQWIGEKLFELLDAIMEKVGEENVVQVVIDNGSNYVSASKLLEDKRKHIYWTPCAAHYIDLMLEDTGKLPLIRKRIRRTINLVGFIYAHSGTLSLLKNYTNKRELVKHAITRFVTSYLTLEMLHKEKSNITKMFISDEWILNKLSKEPKGQETTKLVFMPSFWNSVVYTLKVMAPFVKVLRLVDDERKPAMGYIYEAMNKAKETIIKSFNNNESKYKEVFAIIAKRWNCQLHRSLHAAAHFLNPEFFYDNIDLEFDFKVTNGLFDCIKKLVPQFDVQQKILTELHLYKIDVEHFGSKILSYALSWYCSILVANIHSIKRNRLEHKKLHDLVFVKYNQQLKQRYNARDEIDPISLNDIDLRNE, from the exons ATGACTGAACCATCATCTAATGCTGCAACAAGGAAAAATAGGACAAAACCTGGTTGGAAGTATTGTCATCCACTTGTGAAAGAGGATACAAACACCATTGTTTGTAATTACTGTGGAAAAATCACAAATGGAGGAATAATGAGAGCCAAAGAACACTTGGTTGGGAAGCTGGGTAATGTTGCATCTTGCAAGAAAACTCCACCAGATGTAATCGAAAAGCTCAAGGGATATATAGCTAACAAAAAAAGTGGGATCACTTACAGTAGTACTAGTAGTGGTAATATGCCAAATATAAGAGATTTTGAATTTGGTGAACCAATTGGATGTGATGAAAGTGAAGATGAGTTTGAGGACTCTTGCAATGCTATTGCTTTGGCCGCAAAGACAaa AGCTGGTTTGTCATTCAACCTCATTAAATTGAAATGCTTTGAGAATATGGTTGTAGCCATTGGTCAATATGGGCCACATTTGCCCATTCCAAGCTATCATGATATCAGAGTTTCACTCCTGAAGAAGGAAGTTGAATACACTGAAAATTTGATGAAAGGCTATAGGGAGCAATGG ATAGGTGAAAAGCTTTTTGAGTTGCTTGATGCTATTATGGAGAAAGTTGGAGAAGAGAATGTTGTTCAAGTTGTAATTGATAATGGGAGCAACTATGTTTCAGCGAGTAAGTTGTTAGAGGACAAAAGGAAACATATTTATTGGACTCCTTGTGCAGCCCATTATATTGATTTGATGCTTGAAGACACTGGGAAACTTCCCTTGATAAGGAAGAGAATTAGAAGGACAATTAATCTAGTTGGGTTTATCTATGCCCATTCTGGTACCTTAAGCTTGTTGAAAAATTATACAAACAAGAGAGAATTAGTGAAACATGCTATTACTAGATTTGTCACTTCTTATCTAACCTTAGAAATGCTCCACAAAGAGAAATCTAATATTACAAAGATGTTTATTTCTGATGAATGGATCTTAAACAAGTTATCTAAGGAGCCTAAGGGGCAAGAAACTACAAAGCTAGTGTTCATGCCTTCTTTTTGGAATAGTGTGGTTTACACTCTTAAAGTCATGGCTCCATTTGTCAAAGTGCTTCGTCTTGTGGATGATGAAAGGAAACCAGCCATGGGCTATATATATGAAGCAATGAACAAggcaaaagaaacaattatcaAGTCTTTCAACAACAACGAAAGCAAGTACAAAGAAGTGTTTGCAATCATTGCTAAAAGATGGAATTGTCAACTTCATAGGTCATTGCATGCAGCTGCCCACTTCTTAAATCCTGAGTTCTTTTATGACAACATTGATTTGGAGTTTGATTTTAAGGTCACCAATGGATTGTTTGATTGCATTAAGAAGTTGGTTCCACAATTTGATGTGCAACAGAAAATTCTAACTGAGTTGCATCTTTACAAGATTGATGTTGAACACTTTGGTTCTAA AATTCTAAGTTATGCTCTTAGTTGGTATTGTAGCATATTGGTGGCAAAT ATTCATTCCATAAAAAGAAATAGGCTTGAGCACAAGAAGTTGCATGATTTGGTGTTTGTCAAATATAACCAACAATTGAAGCAAAGATATAATGCAagagatgaaattgatccaatttCTCTTAATGATATTGATTTGCGCAATGAATGA
- the LOC100786251 gene encoding IQ domain-containing protein IQM1, whose product MGLSLSLLSSAWEEIVRHSLFGLSLNFTFGSKDGAMILRSGSFKIRESETTSKGASTTNFSSKLTDCRPEHMVLEPNLSCIKDMEIMESKSSEQQLQHQPVPVLSLPKEVVFSSPRPVSELDAAATKLQKVYKSYRTRRNLADCAVVVEELWWKALDFASLKRSSVSFFDVEKHETAVSRWTRAKTRAAKVGKGLSKDDKAQKLALQHWLEAIDPRHRYGHNLHMYYDTWFESQSTQPFFYWLDVGDGKEINLEKCPRTTLQRQCIKYLGPKEREEYEVIVEKGKLVYKQDGRFVDTNGNSKWIFVLSTTRSLYVGRKQKGAFQHSSFLAGAATTAAGRLVAQQGVLEAIWPYSGHYHPTEENFKEFISFLDEHKVDLSNVKKCAVDDDAPSIVGSNSFIDINESQQINEGPTVSSSNNVNNNGITINATFNKEIEKKVVATVFDVPKRLTCKWSTGAGPRIGCVRDYPGHLQIRALEHVNLSPRPASARPYSYGPIPSPRPSPKVRMSPRLAYMGLPSPRTSIPATS is encoded by the exons ATGGGATTATCACTTTCCTTACTCTCATCAGCCTGGGAAGAAATCGTTAGACATTCACTATTTGGTCTGTCTTTGAACTTCACTTTTGGTTCCAAAGATGGGGCTATGATTTTGAGATCAGGTAGCTTCAAGATAAGAGAATCAGAAACTACTTCAAAGGGTGCCTCTACCACCAACTTTTCAAGCAAATTGACGGATTGCAGGCCCGAACACATGGTCCTCGAACCAAACCTTTCGTGCATTAAAGATATGGAGATCATGGAATCAAAGAGCAGTGAACAACAATTGCAGCACCAGCCTGTCCCTGTTCTCTCTCTGCCTAAAGAAGTGGTTTTCTCTTCGCCAAGACCGGTTAGTGAGCTTGATGCTGCGGCTACTAAGCTTCAAAAAGTCTACAAGAGTTACCGCACTAGAAGAAACCTTGCAGATTGTGCTGTTGTGGTGGAAGAACTCTG GTGGAAGGCATTAGACTTTGCTTCTCTTAAACGGAGCTCTGTTTCATTCTTTGATGTGGAGAAACACGAAACCGCCGTGTCACGGTGGACAAGAGCAAAGACAAGAGCAGCTAAG GTTGGAAAAGGTTTGTCTAAGGATGATAAGGCACAAAAATTGGCCTTGCAACATTGGCTCGAAGCT ATTGACCCACGTCATCGCTATGGGCACAATTTGCACATGTATTACGATACTTGGTTTGAAAGCCAAAGCACCCAACCATTTTTCTACTG GTTGGATGTTGGAGATGGTAAAGAAATAAATCTTGAGAAATGCCCAAGGACCACCCTTCAACGCCAGTGCATTAAATATCTAGGACCA AAAGAAAGGGAAGAGTATGAAGTAATTGTTGAAAAAGGGAAGCTGGTGTACAAACAAGATGGGAGGTTTGTGGATACTAATGGAAATTCCAAATGGATATTTGTTCTTAGCACAACAAGGTCCTTGTATGTGGGGCGCAAGCAGAAGGGTGCATTTCAACACTCTAGCTTTCTAGCTGGGGCTGCTACAACAGCTGCAGGAAGATTGGTGGCTCAGCAAGGTGTACTTGAG GCTATTTGGCCATACAGCGGTCACTATCACCCCACAGAAGAGAACTTCAAAGAATTCATAAGCTTTCTTGACGAGCACAAGGTGGACCTTTCTAATGTCAAG AAATGTGCCGTAGATGACGATGCTCCTTCAATTGTTGGGTCCAATTCATTTATTGACATTAATGAATCACAACAAATTAATGAGGGTCCCACTGTCTCTTCTTCCAATAATGTCAACAACAATGGCATCACCATTAATGCAACATTTAACAAAGAGATTGAAAAGAAGGTGGTGGCCACAGTTTTTGACGTGCCCAAGAGGCTAACATGCAAGTGGTCTACTGGGGCAGGTCCCAGGATCGGGTGTGTGCGTGACTACCCTGGACACCTTCAAATAAGGGCCTTGGAGCATGTTAACCTATCTCCAAGGCCTGCTTCTGCACGCCCATATAGTTATGGCCCAATTCCTTCTCCAAGGCCCAGCCCAAAAGTTAGAATGTCTCCAAGGCTTGCTTACATGGGCTTGCCCAGCCCACGCACCTCAATTCCTGCCACAAGTTAA